The Exiguobacterium mexicanum genome includes a window with the following:
- a CDS encoding putative quinol monooxygenase — MILINAIFDVKETEFDNFLADINKLIDSSKQEAGCLSYELYQSTTSENRFVMIENWADQAAVEQHNQNPDLIAFAQSVGNYVTAKPVIHVTEVN, encoded by the coding sequence ATGATCTTAATCAACGCTATTTTCGACGTGAAAGAAACAGAGTTTGACAACTTCTTGGCCGACATCAACAAGCTCATCGATTCGTCGAAACAAGAAGCTGGTTGCTTGAGCTATGAGCTCTATCAATCGACGACGTCGGAAAACCGCTTCGTCATGATCGAGAACTGGGCCGACCAAGCGGCCGTCGAGCAACACAACCAAAACCCGGACCTCATCGCGTTCGCTCAAAGCGTAGGCAACTACGTGACGGCGAAGCCGGTTATCCATGTGACGGAAGTCAACTAA
- a CDS encoding DEAD/DEAH box helicase family protein — translation MSELRLHTSHLRIPLQHQINAATEIYMVVAFAQVSGVQELVASLKQAVHRGAQVRILIGDYLYLTNPDALEMLMNIQGVELRLYRSKGQSFHPKAYLFRTQDGGTFFVGSSNLSHSALNRGVEWNVEIPASISEDVFEQSVDSFHELFYSDYAQIMNTVSLQPYREEYMARQNRVKEAEQIAAPAPVYIEDDTITPNTVQDAALKALRETMDEGRRKAMLVLATGLGKTYLSAFFARQFKRVLFIAHQKEILLQAEVSYKKVASEWKTGLLLGGDSRDEESADVLFASIQTLASKHRMQQFTPDQFDLIVVDEFHHSAAPSYRRVLDYFEPKFLLGLTATPDRLDGGDVYALCDDNVAYQMHFTEAIEESYLTPFHYVGVYDEIDYSQIRLINGRRYDQDELLAEQLKESVAQKIFDAWRMHHQTRALGFCSSVTQAEYLADYFRLQGVQAVALHSQAEYDRADVMRQLKQGHLDIIFAVNLFNEGVDIPEIDTLLFCRPTESLTVFTQQIGRGLRLLSGKTHCTIIDLIGNYKNIDKKLALLTTKRQPIVKALPTDVDLPGECTIEFDLHAIDLLKRMVTRSSTRRQQLERNYFMVKEELGRRPSYLELIQRGEYSMDAYRSEWKKDGGFYGFLNRMGELDEEESNLFEEVKSLLLEVEYTDMTKSYKMIVLSIMLSRGVAGWLQPLSASEAARPFYEFINEFPYRQQIDGQTKDFQSPFHQQKIEKLLLRMPFDKIAKGPFFVSEESLHIEHNEAFAHPLVYEWISQIVEVRLHHYFSRKASE, via the coding sequence ATGAGTGAGTTACGTCTTCATACGAGCCATTTACGAATTCCATTACAACACCAAATCAATGCGGCGACTGAAATCTATATGGTCGTCGCGTTTGCGCAAGTATCGGGTGTTCAAGAACTCGTCGCTTCACTTAAGCAAGCAGTCCATCGCGGTGCCCAAGTCCGTATTCTGATTGGAGATTATCTCTATTTGACGAACCCGGACGCGCTTGAAATGTTAATGAACATTCAAGGCGTGGAACTACGACTCTATCGATCGAAAGGCCAGTCATTTCACCCGAAGGCATATTTGTTCCGAACACAAGATGGAGGGACGTTCTTTGTCGGCTCGTCCAATCTGTCGCATAGCGCCTTGAATCGAGGTGTCGAATGGAATGTCGAGATACCGGCGAGCATCTCGGAGGACGTGTTTGAACAGTCAGTCGATTCATTTCATGAGCTCTTCTATAGTGACTACGCTCAAATCATGAATACCGTCTCGCTGCAGCCCTATCGTGAAGAATATATGGCCCGGCAAAATCGGGTGAAGGAAGCCGAACAAATCGCAGCGCCGGCCCCGGTCTATATCGAGGACGATACAATCACACCAAACACTGTGCAAGACGCTGCTTTAAAGGCGTTACGCGAGACGATGGACGAGGGTAGACGGAAAGCGATGCTCGTGCTCGCTACAGGGCTAGGAAAGACGTACTTGAGCGCCTTCTTCGCGCGCCAGTTCAAACGAGTGCTCTTCATTGCCCATCAAAAAGAGATTTTGCTTCAAGCTGAGGTATCGTATAAGAAAGTCGCAAGCGAATGGAAGACGGGATTATTGCTTGGCGGTGACTCAAGAGATGAGGAATCGGCAGATGTCTTATTCGCCTCGATTCAAACATTGGCCTCGAAACATCGGATGCAACAGTTCACACCAGATCAGTTCGATTTGATTGTCGTCGACGAATTCCACCATTCGGCGGCACCATCCTATCGGCGTGTCCTTGATTACTTCGAGCCGAAATTCTTGCTCGGATTGACGGCGACGCCCGATCGATTGGACGGGGGAGACGTCTACGCCTTGTGTGATGACAATGTCGCGTATCAGATGCACTTCACTGAAGCAATCGAAGAGTCGTATTTGACACCGTTCCATTATGTCGGTGTTTATGATGAAATTGACTATTCGCAGATTCGACTGATCAACGGTCGTCGCTATGATCAGGACGAACTGTTGGCGGAGCAGTTGAAGGAAAGCGTCGCTCAAAAAATCTTTGATGCCTGGCGGATGCATCATCAGACCAGAGCTCTTGGCTTCTGTTCGTCGGTCACTCAGGCTGAATACTTGGCCGACTATTTCCGTCTGCAAGGTGTTCAAGCCGTAGCTTTACATAGTCAGGCAGAATATGATCGTGCTGATGTGATGCGTCAATTGAAGCAAGGCCATCTCGATATTATCTTCGCAGTCAACTTGTTCAATGAAGGTGTCGATATCCCGGAAATTGATACATTATTGTTCTGCCGCCCGACCGAATCGTTGACTGTCTTCACGCAACAGATTGGTCGTGGATTACGTCTATTGAGTGGGAAGACGCACTGCACCATCATCGATTTGATTGGGAACTATAAGAACATCGATAAAAAGTTGGCGCTGTTGACGACGAAGCGGCAACCGATTGTCAAAGCACTTCCTACAGATGTGGATTTACCAGGCGAATGTACCATCGAATTTGATTTACATGCCATCGATTTATTGAAGCGAATGGTCACCCGTTCTTCGACACGGCGACAACAGTTGGAGCGGAACTACTTCATGGTGAAAGAAGAACTCGGAAGACGGCCGAGTTATCTAGAGTTGATTCAACGAGGCGAATACTCGATGGATGCCTATCGTTCTGAATGGAAGAAAGATGGAGGGTTTTACGGGTTCCTCAATCGGATGGGGGAGCTGGATGAGGAAGAGAGTAACCTGTTTGAAGAGGTGAAGTCGCTATTGCTTGAAGTAGAATACACAGACATGACGAAGAGCTATAAGATGATTGTGTTATCCATCATGTTAAGTCGTGGGGTCGCGGGATGGCTTCAACCACTCTCAGCTAGCGAGGCGGCTCGTCCATTCTATGAGTTCATCAATGAATTCCCATATCGTCAGCAGATTGACGGACAGACGAAAGACTTCCAATCCCCGTTCCATCAACAAAAGATTGAAAAGTTACTGTTGCGGATGCCATTTGATAAAATAGCTAAAGGACCGTTCTTCGTATCAGAGGAGTCATTACACATCGAGCATAATGAAGCATTTGCTCATCCTTTAGTTTACGAATGGATCAGTCAAATCGTTGAAGTGCGGCTACATCACTACTTCAGTCGTAAGGCTTCAGAATGA
- a CDS encoding nucleoside triphosphate pyrophosphohydrolase: MPKYNKLIRDRIPEIIHEAGQIPVVKHLNQAEHFEQARLKLHEEIKEYEETNIDEESLEELADILELVYTLGKMHGASFEELNRIREEKREKRGGFEKGLFLEEVLDHE; this comes from the coding sequence ATGCCTAAATATAACAAACTGATCCGAGACCGTATTCCTGAAATCATCCATGAAGCAGGACAAATTCCTGTCGTCAAACACTTGAATCAAGCTGAACATTTCGAACAGGCCCGCTTGAAACTTCACGAGGAAATCAAAGAGTACGAAGAGACGAATATCGATGAAGAATCACTCGAAGAACTTGCTGACATTCTGGAACTCGTCTATACGCTCGGAAAGATGCATGGTGCGAGCTTCGAAGAGTTAAATCGCATCCGTGAGGAGAAGCGTGAGAAGCGAGGCGGCTTCGAAAAAGGTCTCTTCTTGGAAGAGGTCCTTGATCATGAGTGA
- a CDS encoding helix-turn-helix domain-containing protein — protein sequence MKSNLCHGFMYETEGELRALVGIEEYLDMEFNKGNGDWEPDWDDDSDDYELPSSLAMDVYCKRKAEGLTQRALARKLGIGLETLSKIENGHENLRIKVKMKIDEYLNEE from the coding sequence ATGAAGAGCAATTTATGCCATGGTTTCATGTATGAAACAGAAGGAGAACTCCGAGCGCTAGTGGGTATAGAGGAATACCTGGACATGGAGTTTAATAAAGGTAATGGCGACTGGGAACCAGATTGGGATGATGACAGCGACGATTACGAGTTGCCGTCATCATTAGCAATGGACGTCTATTGTAAACGGAAAGCCGAAGGCCTAACACAAAGAGCGCTAGCTCGGAAACTAGGGATTGGTCTAGAAACCTTATCAAAGATTGAAAATGGTCATGAGAACCTTCGAATAAAAGTGAAAATGAAAATCGACGAATATTTAAATGAAGAATGA
- a CDS encoding type III restriction-modification system endonuclease: protein MKIKFDEQQYQLDAIQSITDIFEGQTVKVSNFTVSMGDIVGQEITELGIGNKLELSEAEVLENVQKVQVRNHLKKSTTIQDWNFTVEMETGTGKTYVYTRSIFELNKLYGFSKFIIVVPSVAIREGVYKSFQMTEEHFANEYPGQHCHYFKYDSSKLEQVREYATSTNIEVMIINIDAFKKSFDDPEKENKANLIHRERDTMNGKKPIQFIQETNPIVIIDEPQSVDNTDKAKEAIASLNPLCKLRYSATHRDTYNLMYKLDPVDAYEKKLVKKIEVLSVNSDEDFNDPYIKLVSVSNKSGYKATVEIDEKKKNGTVTKVKKEINPNNKNNLYLISGERELYRGYIVEGIDCYPGNEIVEFENGKVLKLGESIGGIDDDLLKRYQIREAIRTHLDKEKRLVHQGIKVLTLFFIDKVENYRVYPKGQPWQKGKYAEIFEEEYDSLIKLPKYRSLFEEDQYISNQSADEVHDGYFSRDKSGNYKDSKVAKDGSLRSNKDDESAFELIMKEKEKLLSFETPLRFIFSHSALKEGWDNPNVFQICTLVETKDPFTKRQKIGRGLRLSVNQDGQRQYDENINVLTVIANESYQQFAESLQKEMEDETGVKFGYLEEQSFSTITLTDEVTGESKEIGYDYSAKVYSFLVKEKFLDKKGKVENKLKEAIANETFDVPDEFKEIKQDIERVIRNSIKKLPIFNKKDEVDIKLNKEVLLSDEFNQLWNQIKYKTTYSVDLDSDTLKSRCIVEIQKLDVFKARKIKRENALLKVDQSGVSGEGQTMRVYEALEEKRRLPDILRYLQEQTNLKRRTLVDILIGSKRLKDFEKNPQAFMEAVMKIINREKKKLIVDGIKYERIGDHAFYQQSLFEHQELVGYMKANAIEVSNDKSVYNYIRYDSSVERAFAEKLNSDEDVKLFVKLPSSFVIDTPLGNYNPDWAVLVEKEGVETLFFVVETKGSTDQEDLRLKEDGKITCGRKHFAALENGVTYKLANSYEKFKTGI from the coding sequence ATGAAAATTAAGTTCGATGAACAACAGTATCAGCTTGATGCCATTCAATCGATCACTGATATTTTTGAAGGCCAAACGGTAAAAGTATCTAACTTTACCGTAAGCATGGGTGATATTGTTGGGCAAGAAATAACAGAGCTTGGGATCGGAAACAAGCTGGAATTGTCCGAAGCAGAAGTTCTTGAAAATGTTCAGAAGGTACAGGTGAGAAACCATCTTAAAAAGAGCACTACTATACAAGACTGGAATTTTACAGTCGAAATGGAAACGGGAACGGGAAAAACATACGTTTATACCAGAAGTATTTTTGAGCTGAATAAACTATATGGTTTTTCAAAATTTATTATTGTTGTGCCAAGTGTTGCTATTCGTGAAGGTGTATATAAATCGTTTCAGATGACTGAGGAGCATTTTGCAAACGAGTACCCTGGGCAGCATTGTCACTACTTTAAATATGATTCATCCAAACTGGAGCAGGTTCGTGAATATGCAACAAGCACCAATATTGAAGTAATGATTATTAATATTGATGCCTTTAAGAAAAGCTTTGATGACCCAGAAAAAGAAAACAAGGCTAACCTTATCCACCGTGAAAGAGACACAATGAACGGGAAAAAACCTATTCAATTTATTCAAGAAACAAACCCTATCGTTATTATTGATGAACCGCAAAGTGTTGATAACACGGATAAAGCAAAGGAAGCTATTGCTTCTTTAAATCCACTTTGTAAATTGAGGTATTCTGCTACCCATAGGGACACATACAATCTAATGTACAAGCTAGACCCTGTTGATGCTTATGAGAAAAAGCTCGTTAAGAAAATTGAAGTACTATCCGTCAATTCTGATGAGGATTTTAACGATCCATATATTAAGCTAGTCAGTGTCTCTAACAAAAGTGGATACAAAGCCACTGTTGAAATAGACGAGAAAAAGAAAAATGGTACTGTCACCAAAGTGAAAAAAGAAATAAATCCTAACAATAAAAACAATTTATATTTAATATCTGGTGAGAGGGAACTCTACCGTGGTTATATTGTAGAAGGTATCGACTGTTATCCTGGAAACGAAATAGTTGAATTCGAAAATGGAAAGGTACTGAAACTTGGAGAATCGATCGGTGGTATCGATGATGACTTACTCAAGAGATATCAAATAAGAGAAGCGATCCGCACACACTTAGATAAAGAAAAAAGACTTGTCCACCAAGGAATCAAAGTACTTACTCTTTTCTTTATAGACAAAGTAGAGAACTATCGAGTTTATCCAAAAGGACAACCTTGGCAAAAAGGAAAGTATGCCGAGATTTTTGAAGAAGAGTATGATTCCCTTATTAAGTTACCTAAATATCGCTCGCTCTTTGAAGAAGACCAATATATTTCAAACCAGAGTGCAGATGAAGTTCATGACGGATACTTTTCTCGGGATAAGAGTGGAAACTATAAAGACAGTAAAGTTGCGAAAGATGGCAGCCTGCGGTCGAATAAAGATGATGAATCAGCATTTGAACTCATCATGAAGGAAAAAGAAAAGCTACTAAGCTTTGAGACGCCGTTGCGATTTATCTTTTCCCACTCTGCCCTTAAAGAAGGATGGGATAACCCAAATGTCTTCCAAATATGCACTTTAGTTGAAACCAAGGACCCTTTCACTAAGCGGCAAAAAATTGGTCGTGGCTTGCGCTTATCTGTAAATCAAGATGGACAAAGACAGTATGACGAGAATATTAATGTTCTTACAGTAATAGCAAATGAATCGTACCAACAATTTGCTGAATCACTTCAGAAGGAAATGGAAGATGAGACAGGTGTTAAGTTTGGATATCTTGAAGAACAATCCTTCTCTACCATTACTCTGACAGATGAGGTGACTGGAGAGTCCAAGGAAATAGGCTACGACTATTCAGCCAAAGTGTATTCCTTCCTTGTTAAAGAGAAATTCCTTGATAAAAAAGGAAAGGTTGAAAACAAGCTGAAGGAAGCAATAGCAAATGAAACTTTCGATGTTCCAGATGAATTTAAGGAAATAAAGCAGGATATTGAAAGGGTCATAAGAAATTCCATTAAGAAGCTGCCGATCTTCAATAAGAAAGACGAAGTGGATATTAAGCTTAATAAAGAAGTTCTCTTAAGCGACGAGTTTAATCAACTATGGAACCAAATAAAATACAAGACTACTTATTCGGTAGATTTGGATTCCGATACACTTAAGAGCCGATGTATAGTTGAAATACAAAAGCTGGACGTATTTAAGGCTAGGAAAATTAAACGAGAAAATGCCCTATTGAAAGTGGACCAATCAGGTGTGTCTGGAGAAGGGCAGACAATGCGTGTATACGAAGCGCTGGAAGAGAAACGACGTCTGCCAGACATTCTGCGTTATTTACAGGAACAGACCAACCTTAAAAGACGTACACTTGTGGACATCTTAATTGGCTCCAAACGCTTGAAAGACTTTGAGAAAAATCCACAAGCATTCATGGAAGCTGTTATGAAAATCATTAACAGAGAAAAGAAGAAGTTAATTGTTGATGGCATTAAATATGAGCGTATAGGTGACCATGCATTTTATCAACAATCTTTATTCGAGCATCAAGAGCTTGTCGGTTATATGAAGGCAAATGCTATTGAAGTGTCCAATGATAAGTCAGTCTATAACTATATTCGCTATGATTCCAGTGTAGAGCGAGCATTTGCAGAAAAGCTTAACAGTGATGAAGACGTTAAGTTATTTGTTAAGCTTCCTTCATCATTCGTAATAGATACACCACTGGGCAATTACAACCCTGACTGGGCAGTATTGGTTGAAAAAGAGGGGGTAGAAACTTTATTCTTCGTTGTTGAAACAAAGGGGAGCACTGACCAGGAGGATCTTCGATTAAAAGAAGATGGAAAAATCACATGTGGTCGGAAGCACTTTGCTGCATTGGAGAACGGGGTCACATACAAGCTCGCTAACAGCTATGAAAAATTCAAAACGGGAATATAG
- a CDS encoding site-specific DNA-methyltransferase, whose protein sequence is MQKLEGRTFNVVQDNIEKLKELFPEIFTENKVDIDKLRLALGENVEKEKERYEFTWNGKTEAIQLSQKQTTGTLIPSKEESVNWDTTQNLYIEGDNLEVLRVLQNSYRNKVKMIYIDPPYNTGNDFVYEDDFSDNIKNYKKNIQENMKSNPETNGRYHTDWLNLMYPRLRLARNLLREDGSIFISIDDNELTNLRKLCDEVFGEENLFAQIIVQSNKRGQTYKQVSKTHEYLLIYTKKNETEFNELPKSEENSDLNLEDNIGKFNIRELRNRNPKFGKFNRPNLFYPFYVNTKNLDKDGFYPVSLEKSDEYNIEVYPFNSSGIESCWRWGKTLSNDNIQTNTLMSNLVAKRKNDGNYNIYEKYRKSTYKPKSIWDDIGFITEKGTVELGKIGLSSYFDFPKPIDLLKQALLIGTNKDDIILDFFSGSGTTAHAVMQLNSEDEGNRRFIMVQLPELMDEKSVAFKDGFKNICDVGKERIRRAGGKIVEENKDKKGIENLDIGFRVFKLDETNLKLWDEESINLEKNLLDLVEPVKEGRSQEDVVYEILLKYGIELTVPIEETKIAGKNIYFVGMGYLLICLERDLTLEHIEEMAKQKPARIVFYDEGFKDDTVRTNAQQILKRYGVEDIRVI, encoded by the coding sequence TTGCAGAAGTTAGAAGGAAGAACATTTAATGTTGTTCAGGATAATATTGAAAAACTAAAAGAATTATTTCCAGAAATATTCACTGAGAACAAAGTTGATATTGATAAATTACGCCTTGCTCTTGGAGAAAATGTGGAAAAGGAAAAAGAACGGTATGAATTTACCTGGAATGGGAAAACGGAAGCAATTCAACTTTCTCAGAAGCAGACTACAGGTACACTAATCCCCAGCAAAGAAGAAAGTGTAAACTGGGATACAACACAAAACCTATACATTGAAGGAGACAACTTAGAGGTCCTTCGTGTCTTACAAAATTCATACCGAAATAAAGTAAAAATGATTTACATTGATCCACCGTATAATACAGGAAACGATTTTGTATATGAAGATGACTTTAGTGATAATATCAAAAACTATAAGAAAAATATTCAAGAAAATATGAAGTCAAATCCAGAAACAAATGGTCGCTACCATACAGATTGGTTAAATTTGATGTACCCACGTTTAAGGTTAGCAAGGAATTTATTAAGAGAAGATGGGTCTATCTTTATTTCGATAGATGATAATGAGTTAACTAACCTAAGAAAATTATGTGATGAAGTATTTGGAGAGGAAAACTTATTTGCACAAATTATTGTTCAATCAAATAAACGTGGTCAAACATATAAGCAAGTTTCTAAGACCCATGAATACCTATTGATTTATACCAAAAAGAACGAAACAGAATTCAATGAATTACCCAAAAGTGAAGAAAATAGTGATCTGAATTTAGAAGATAATATTGGGAAATTCAACATAAGGGAATTAAGAAATAGGAATCCTAAATTTGGTAAGTTTAATCGTCCTAACCTTTTTTATCCTTTTTATGTAAATACTAAAAATTTGGATAAAGATGGATTTTATCCTGTTTCTCTTGAGAAAAGTGACGAATACAATATAGAAGTCTACCCTTTTAATTCAAGTGGAATAGAAAGTTGCTGGAGATGGGGCAAGACGCTTTCTAATGATAATATCCAAACTAATACCTTAATGAGTAATTTAGTAGCAAAAAGGAAAAATGATGGTAATTACAACATTTATGAAAAATATAGAAAGTCAACTTACAAACCTAAGTCAATTTGGGATGATATCGGATTCATAACAGAAAAAGGTACAGTAGAGCTAGGTAAAATCGGTTTATCTTCTTATTTTGATTTTCCAAAGCCGATTGATCTATTAAAACAAGCTTTATTAATTGGTACTAATAAGGATGACATAATATTAGATTTCTTTTCAGGTTCAGGAACCACTGCTCATGCAGTTATGCAATTGAATTCAGAGGATGAAGGAAATAGGAGATTTATTATGGTCCAATTACCTGAATTAATGGATGAAAAATCTGTTGCATTTAAAGATGGCTTTAAAAATATTTGCGATGTTGGTAAGGAAAGGATTCGTCGTGCTGGTGGAAAGATTGTGGAGGAAAATAAAGATAAGAAAGGAATTGAAAATCTTGACATTGGCTTCAGGGTGTTTAAGCTTGACGAAACAAACTTAAAACTATGGGACGAAGAGTCGATAAATCTGGAAAAAAATTTATTAGACCTAGTTGAGCCAGTAAAAGAGGGACGAAGTCAAGAGGATGTTGTGTATGAAATTCTACTTAAATATGGTATTGAATTAACAGTTCCTATTGAAGAAACAAAGATTGCTGGAAAGAATATTTATTTTGTAGGTATGGGATATTTACTCATCTGTTTAGAAAGGGATTTAACATTGGAACACATTGAAGAAATGGCCAAACAAAAACCAGCACGAATTGTATTTTATGATGAAGGGTTTAAAGATGATACTGTTCGTACAAATGCTCAGCAAATCCTTAAGCGATATGGTGTAGAAGATATTCGTGTGATATAA
- a CDS encoding DUF4391 domain-containing protein: MINRLQIPQRALLNRKIPKKAFFTQADLSTSEKEMFTSQIEGIYLLSVMNQQSMNIPIYQDEEFHYAEVVWIYVELRMTKNINRIIGAVHKSILNPVVLILSSPEGQILMSTSHKRLNKNDKTKVVVEQPTITDWFNPSEEDTAYSKLLNTLVVSNLSFENLYCIYEDIHQWIRCEELIQLVGAIPSSSEKREAAVNILSNVQKNLKDVEQLQLEQKGQVDFGVKMDLHMKIKRQEQQVNIQLQQIKELC, from the coding sequence TTGATTAATCGTTTGCAGATACCTCAACGTGCTTTGCTAAACCGTAAGATACCAAAGAAAGCATTTTTTACACAAGCGGACCTTTCTACATCCGAGAAGGAAATGTTCACTTCCCAGATAGAGGGGATTTATCTATTAAGTGTTATGAATCAGCAGAGTATGAATATTCCAATCTACCAGGATGAAGAATTCCATTATGCAGAAGTGGTTTGGATATATGTCGAGCTAAGAATGACTAAAAATATAAACAGGATTATTGGGGCCGTTCATAAGTCTATTCTTAATCCAGTGGTATTAATCTTGTCATCACCAGAAGGTCAGATTCTTATGAGTACAAGCCATAAAAGGCTTAATAAAAATGACAAGACCAAAGTTGTTGTTGAACAACCTACCATTACCGACTGGTTTAACCCGAGTGAAGAAGATACCGCATATTCCAAATTACTGAACACATTGGTCGTTTCAAATTTATCTTTTGAAAACCTATATTGCATTTACGAGGATATTCATCAATGGATAAGATGTGAAGAATTGATTCAGTTGGTAGGGGCGATACCTTCCAGTTCAGAAAAGCGTGAGGCAGCAGTCAACATATTAAGTAATGTTCAAAAAAATCTCAAAGATGTCGAACAATTGCAGCTTGAGCAGAAAGGCCAAGTTGATTTTGGTGTAAAGATGGATTTGCACATGAAGATAAAGCGGCAAGAACAGCAAGTCAATATTCAATTACAGCAAATAAAGGAGTTGTGTTAA